In Gigantopelta aegis isolate Gae_Host chromosome 14, Gae_host_genome, whole genome shotgun sequence, the following proteins share a genomic window:
- the LOC121388389 gene encoding proteasome subunit alpha type-7-like, with protein MSSRYDRAITVFSPDGHLFQVEYAQEAVKKGSTAVGVRGKNIVVLGVEKKSVAKLQEDRTVRKIALLDDHVALAFAGLTADARILINRARIECQSHKLTVEDPVTLEYITRHIAQLKQKYTQSNGRRPFGLSTLIIGFDYDGTPHLYQTDPSGTYHEWKANTIGRSAKTVREFLEKHYTDELMADNDECIKLTLKALLEVVQSGGKNMEVAVMQRGEPLKMLNSEEIESYITEIEKEKEEEAEKKKSKSKK; from the exons ATGTCGTCCCGATATGACCGTGCCATCACAGTTTTTTCACCCGACGGTCACTTGTTTCAAGTCGAATATGCACAAGAAGCTGTGAAAAAAGGTTCAACAGCT GTTGGTGTACGAGGCAAGAATATTGTCGTGCTTGGTGTTGAGAAGAAATCAGTTGCAAAGCTCCAAGAAGACCGAACAGTTCGCAAAATAGCCTTATTGGATGATCACGTCGCACTGGCTTTTGCAG GTTTAACAGCGGATGCCCGTATCTTAATCAACCGAGCCCGCATAGAATGTCAGAGTCACAAGCTAACAGTGGAGGACCCAGTCACCTTAGAGTACATAACGAGACATATAGCCCAGTTAAAACAG AAATATACGCAGAGTAATGGAAGACGGCCGTTTGGTTTGTCTACACTGATCATAGGTTTTGACTATGATGGCACTCCTCATCTATATCAGACTGACCCTTCGGGGACATACCATGAATGGAAG GCCAACACAATTGGAAGAAGTGCAAAGACGGTGCGTGAGTTTCTTGAAAAGCACTACACGGATGAGTTAATGGCTGATAATGACGAGTGCATCAAGCTCACACTGAAGGCCTTGTTGGAAGTCGTTCAGTCCGGTGGCAAGAATATGGAGGTGGCCGTAATGCAAAGGGGTGAACCACTCAAG ATGCTGAATTCTGAAGAAATTGAAAGTTACATAACAGAGAtagaaaaggaaaaagaagaggAGGCAGAAAAGAAGAAATCTAAAtctaagaaatga